From a region of the Canis lupus dingo isolate Sandy chromosome 5, ASM325472v2, whole genome shotgun sequence genome:
- the CTU2 gene encoding cytoplasmic tRNA 2-thiolation protein 2, protein MCQVGEDYGDPVPEGPPPPRPGRELRCVKCKDGLPVVVIRAGDAFCRDCFRAFYVHKFRAVLGKNRLIFPGEKVLLAWSGGPSSSSMVWQVLEGLSRDSAKRLRFVPGVVYVDEGAACGQSWENRAKTLAEVKLILRSFGFPWHIVALEEVFTLPPSVLRCSAQEPVGTEGTYKVAVDSFLQQQHTVGSSPSPTQQEEQLSQPCTQDPQDPAGPPPAAHIEALSRLFDSVKTLTAKEELLQTLRGHLLLHVARTHGYSKVMTGDSCTRLAIKLMTSLALGRGAFLAWDTGFSDERHGDVVVVRPMREHTLKEVAFYNRLFAVPSIFTPAIDTKAPEKASIHRLMEGFLLRLQAQFPSTVSTVYRTSEKLVKAPRDGCAAGPRCLLCMCSLDVDTADSATAFGAQTQDFSQTQPPTPLAEAGAAPMPCCSAEVGRAQKCCQSTLLCRREDSQVIEQLCYGCRVNMKDVPSLDSLPPYILAEAQFRSQRPSQDIQEYLVENSDEEVHTTGS, encoded by the exons CCGCGAGCTCAGATGCGTGAAGTGCAAGGATGGCCTACCGGTTGTGGTGATCCGAGCCGGAGACGCCTTCTGCAG GGACTGTTTCAGGGCCTTTTATGTCCACAAGTTCAGAGCCGTGCTTGGGAAGAATCGGTTGATCTTTCCGGGAGAGAAG GTGCTCCTGGCGTGGTCTGGGGGGCCTTCATCAAGCTCCATGGTCTGGCAGGTCCTTGAG GGCCTGAGTCGAGATTCTGCCAAAAGACTGCGTTTTGTGCCAGGGGTCGTGTACGTTGATG AGGGAGCAGCTTGTGGCCAGAGCTGGGAGAATAGAGCAAAAACCCTGGCTGAAGTAAAGCTGATCCTCCGGAGCTTTGGCTTCCCGTGGCACATTGTTGCCTTGGAAGAG GTGTTCACCCTGCCGCCGTCTGTGCTGCGCTGCTCTGCCCAGGAGCCAGTGGGGACTGAGGGGACCTACAAGGTAGCTGTGGATAGTTTCCTCCAGCAGCAGCATACGGTAgggagcagccccagccccacacagcaggaggagcagctgaGCCAGCCCTgcacccaggacccccaggacccGGCTGGGCCACCCCCAGCTGCCCACATAGAAGCTCTCTCCCGACTGTTTGACTCTGTGAAGACATTGACAGCCAAAGAGGAGCTTCTGCAGACCCTGCG GGGCCACCTGCTCCTCCACGTGGCCCGGACCCACGGCTACTCCAAGGTGATGACGGGAGACAGCTGTACTCGCTTGGCCATCAAGCTCATGACCAGCTTGGCACTGGGGAGAGGGGCCTTCCTCGCCTGGGACACG GGCTTCTCTGACGAGCGGCATGGTGACGTGGTGGTGGTGCGGCCCATGCGTGAGCACACACTGAAGGAGGTCGCCTTCTACAACCGCCTCTTCGCAGTTCCCTCCATCTTCACACCGGCCATTGACACAAAG GCCCCTGAAAAGGCCAGCATCCACCGGTTGATGGAGGGCTTCCTGCTCCGGCTGCAGGCTCAGTTCCCCTCCACAGTCAGCACTGTGTACAG GACCAGTGAGAAGCTGGTCAAGGCTCCCAGGGATGGCTGTGCTGCTGGCCCCCGCTGCCTGCTCTGTATGTGCTCGCTGGATGTCGACACTGCTG ACAGTGCCACTGCTTTTGGGGCTCAGACCCAGGATTTCTCCCAgacacagccccccaccccactggctGAGGCTGGGGCAGCCCCCATGCCCTGCTGTTCTGCAGAAGTGGGCAGGGCCCAGAAGTGCTGCCAGAGTACCCTGCTGTGCAGAAG GGAGGACTCCCAGGTCATCGAGCAGCTATGCTATGGCTGCCGTGTGAATATGAAGGATGTG CCATCTTTGGATTCTTTGCCACCTTACATCTTGGCTGAGGCCCAGTTCCGCAGCCAAAG GCCCTCGCAGGATATCCAGGAGTATCTGGTTGAGAACAGTGACGAGGAGGTGCACACCACTGGGAGCTGA